Proteins co-encoded in one Sediminispirochaeta bajacaliforniensis DSM 16054 genomic window:
- a CDS encoding Hpt domain-containing protein yields the protein METIIHFDAAESALRLDRETLLMLLDAFFSTREDYIKPIKGAIASRDAEALRSEAHRLKGAANNLRVTKIGTLAQTLEKSSSDTDPSLLLSTLEQIEVSFSAGEKELSVLKSEV from the coding sequence ATGGAAACAATCATCCACTTCGATGCTGCCGAGTCGGCGCTTCGCCTGGACCGGGAAACGCTCCTCATGCTTTTGGACGCTTTTTTTTCGACAAGAGAGGACTATATCAAACCGATCAAGGGGGCGATAGCATCTCGGGATGCCGAAGCCTTGAGAAGTGAAGCACACCGCCTCAAAGGGGCTGCCAATAATCTGCGGGTCACAAAAATCGGGACCCTGGCCCAAACTCTTGAAAAAAGTTCTTCGGATACCGATCCCTCTTTACTTTTATCTACACTCGAACAGATAGAGGTCTCATTTTCTGCAGGAGAAAAAGAGCTGTCGGTCCTCAAGTCTGAGGTGTAA